CGATCTCCACCGGCGGGCAATCGCCCGGTCGATCTTGCCCATCGGATAGCGCCCCAAAGCCTCCGGCCGGACCCAGCGCAGGTCTGTGTGCTCGAGCAGCCGCGGCTCGCCGCGCCTCAGCCGACACTCGAAGGCATACACTGTCACACGAAAGTGGGTATAGGCATGATCGAAGGATCCCAGCGAGTCGACGACTTCGACCTCGATCGCTAGTTCCTCGCGTAGTTCCCTCCGCAGCGTCTGGTCGATCGACTCGCCCGCTTCGGGCTTGCCTCCCGGGAACTCCCACAGTCCACCCAGCAGGCCACCCGGCGGCCGGCGGGCGATCATCACAGCCCGGCCGCGCTGGACAACTCCGGCTGCGGCGATGCGCTTGGGGATCGGTTTTCGCTCGGGCCGCATCGGTCGCAGAGCCTGGGTTCCGCGTTCGTGGGCTGCACACGATTTGGAGACCGGGCAGTGCGCACAATCCGGGCGGCGCGGCAGGCAGATCCCTGCCCCCAGGTCCATCAGTGCCTGGTTGAGGTCTCCTCCCCGACCGTCAGGGATCCAGGGCAAGGCTTGCTGCCGCAGGAAGCGCTCGCCTTCGGGTGAGCGCGGGTCCTG
The Anaerolineales bacterium DNA segment above includes these coding regions:
- the mutY gene encoding A/G-specific adenine glycosylase → MIPLSRALLTWYAANGRDLPWRHTRDPYAIWVAETMLQQTRVETVIPYYQRWMRRFPSVQAVASAGEQEVLRRWEGLGYYGRARSLRRAAQQVVAEHAGQLPRTRAELRALPGIGAYTASAIAAIAFGAQELALDGNLRRVLCRLLDFPQDPRSPEGERFLRQQALPWIPDGRGGDLNQALMDLGAGICLPRRPDCAHCPVSKSCAAHERGTQALRPMRPERKPIPKRIAAAGVVQRGRAVMIARRPPGGLLGGLWEFPGGKPEAGESIDQTLRRELREELAIEVEVVDSLGSFDHAYTHFRVTVYAFECRLRRGEPRLLEHTDLRWVRPEALGRYPMGKIDRAIARRWRS